In Agrobacterium tumefaciens, a single genomic region encodes these proteins:
- the rutF gene encoding NADH-dependent FMN reductase RutF, protein MQMMSLEKEAEMETKTAEQRSLDYRNAMARLGAAVNIVTTNGAAGRAGFAATAVCSVSDNPPTLLVCLNRNASAYKVVKANGVICINTLAAHHEVLSTLFGGKTPAEERFAAGNWGVLETGAPVLEDALVSFDCRIREAHDGGTHDILICDVVDMKINAGEEALMYFNRRYRVL, encoded by the coding sequence ATGCAGATGATGTCTCTCGAAAAGGAAGCGGAAATGGAGACGAAGACTGCTGAGCAACGCAGCCTCGATTATAGAAACGCCATGGCGCGGCTCGGTGCGGCGGTCAACATCGTCACGACCAACGGTGCAGCAGGCAGGGCGGGCTTTGCAGCGACGGCCGTTTGCAGCGTTTCCGACAATCCGCCCACGCTTCTCGTCTGCCTCAACCGAAATGCCTCAGCCTACAAGGTGGTGAAAGCAAACGGTGTTATCTGCATTAACACGCTCGCCGCCCATCACGAGGTGCTGAGCACGCTTTTCGGCGGCAAGACGCCGGCGGAAGAACGTTTCGCTGCCGGCAACTGGGGCGTGCTTGAAACCGGCGCACCGGTTCTGGAAGATGCACTCGTCTCTTTCGATTGCCGTATCCGCGAGGCCCATGACGGCGGCACGCATGATATTCTGATCTGCGATGTCGTCGATATGAAGATCAATGCGGGCGAAGAAGCACTAATGTATTTCAACCGGCGTTACCGGGTGCTTTGA
- a CDS encoding malonic semialdehyde reductase: MTKALDDNALDNGALATLFTEARTHNGWTDKPVSDETLKALYDLTKMGPTSANCSPARFVFVRSPEGKEKLKPALSSGNLEKTMAAPVTVIAAIDSEFYEKLPELFPHADARSWFTSSPAVAEETAFRNATLQAGYLILAARSLGLDTGAMSGFDKGKVDAAFFAGTTWKSNFLINLGHGDPSKLFGRLPRLGFEDACVLA, encoded by the coding sequence ATGACGAAAGCACTTGATGACAATGCACTGGACAACGGGGCACTGGCAACGCTTTTCACCGAAGCGCGCACCCATAATGGCTGGACGGACAAGCCGGTCAGTGACGAGACGCTGAAGGCGCTTTACGACCTGACGAAGATGGGGCCGACGTCGGCCAATTGCTCGCCCGCGCGTTTCGTCTTCGTGCGCAGCCCGGAAGGCAAGGAGAAGCTGAAGCCCGCGCTGTCTTCCGGCAATCTCGAAAAGACCATGGCCGCACCGGTGACTGTCATCGCCGCCATTGACAGTGAATTTTATGAGAAACTGCCGGAACTGTTTCCCCACGCCGATGCGCGTTCATGGTTCACCTCCAGCCCTGCTGTGGCCGAAGAAACGGCCTTTCGTAACGCCACGCTTCAGGCCGGGTATCTGATCCTCGCCGCCCGCTCTTTGGGGCTGGATACCGGCGCCATGTCCGGTTTCGACAAGGGCAAGGTAGATGCAGCGTTTTTTGCCGGCACGACGTGGAAATCCAATTTCCTGATCAATCTCGGTCATGGCGATCCGTCGAAGCTCTTCGGCCGCCTGCCGCGCCTTGGCTTTGAAGACGCCTGTGTGCTGGCTTGA
- the rutD gene encoding pyrimidine utilization protein D encodes MMHFEVHGRADPEAPTILLSSGLGGSGAYWTPQIEVLSDHFRVVTYDHRGTGRTGGEAPEEGGISAMADDVLEIVSALNLEKFHFMGHALGGLIGLDIALRQPGLIDRLVLINAWSKADPHSGRCFDVRIELLEKSGIEAFVKAQPLFLYPAAWMSDHQERLARDDAHGVAHFQGKANVLRRIAALRAFDVDSRLSEIDNPVLVVATKDDLLVPFTRSLRLADGLPKSELCLLDFGAHAVNITEAEFFNTRLLQFLLPATRTF; translated from the coding sequence ATGATGCATTTCGAGGTTCATGGCCGAGCCGACCCTGAGGCGCCCACCATTCTGTTGTCATCGGGATTGGGTGGTTCTGGTGCCTATTGGACACCGCAGATCGAGGTCCTCTCCGATCATTTCCGTGTGGTCACCTATGACCATCGCGGAACCGGCAGGACCGGCGGCGAGGCGCCGGAGGAGGGCGGCATATCGGCGATGGCGGATGATGTGCTGGAGATCGTCTCGGCGCTGAACCTCGAAAAATTCCACTTCATGGGCCATGCGCTCGGCGGTCTGATTGGCCTCGATATCGCGCTGCGCCAGCCCGGCCTCATCGACCGGCTTGTACTCATCAATGCCTGGAGCAAGGCCGATCCGCATTCCGGGCGCTGCTTCGATGTGCGGATCGAGCTTCTGGAGAAATCCGGTATCGAGGCATTCGTCAAAGCCCAGCCGCTGTTTCTTTATCCGGCCGCCTGGATGTCGGACCATCAGGAGCGACTGGCGCGTGACGACGCCCATGGCGTCGCGCATTTTCAGGGCAAGGCAAATGTGCTTCGGCGCATTGCAGCGCTTCGGGCATTTGATGTCGATAGCCGTCTAAGCGAGATCGACAATCCGGTGCTGGTGGTGGCGACGAAGGACGATCTTCTGGTGCCCTTTACCCGCTCTCTGCGTTTGGCGGACGGTTTGCCGAAAAGCGAACTTTGCCTTCTCGATTTCGGTGCGCATGCGGTGAACATCACCGAAGCCGAATTTTTCAACACAAGGCTTCTGCAGTTCCTGCTGCCGGCCACCCGAACATTCTGA
- the rutC gene encoding pyrimidine utilization protein C, producing MPKKIVVPAGTSKPIAPFSPGTLADGVVYVSGTLPFDKDNNVVHVGDASAQTRHVLETIKSVIETAGGTMEDVTMNHIFITDWSNYQAVNTVYAEYFPGDKPARYCIQCGLVKPDALVEIATVAHIGK from the coding sequence ATGCCGAAAAAGATCGTCGTGCCTGCCGGAACCAGCAAGCCCATTGCTCCCTTTTCGCCGGGAACCCTTGCCGATGGCGTGGTTTACGTGTCCGGCACGCTGCCCTTCGACAAGGACAATAATGTCGTGCATGTGGGCGATGCGAGCGCCCAGACCCGCCATGTTCTTGAGACCATCAAGTCGGTCATCGAAACCGCCGGCGGAACGATGGAGGATGTGACGATGAACCATATTTTCATCACCGACTGGTCGAATTACCAGGCCGTCAACACGGTCTACGCCGAATATTTCCCCGGCGACAAGCCGGCGCGTTATTGCATCCAGTGCGGTCTCGTGAAGCCTGATGCATTGGTGGAGATCGCCACCGTCGCCCATATCGGCAAATAG
- the rutB gene encoding pyrimidine utilization protein B, translating to MSETVVAGYKGPESRSESVTLPARPEPITLKPSETAVVVVDMQNAYSTEGGYVDLAGFDISGAKGTIANIKKTLDAARAAGVQVIYFQNGWDKDYVEAGGPGSPNWHKSNALKTMRKRPELQGQLLAKGTWDYAIVDDLQPQPGDILVPKTRYSGFFNTNMDSVLRARGIRNLVFVGIATNVCVESSLRDAFHLEYFGVMLEDATHHLGPDYIQQATVYNVEKFFGWVATVNDFCGVISQAAPVSA from the coding sequence ATGAGTGAAACCGTCGTGGCGGGTTACAAGGGGCCGGAAAGCCGGTCGGAAAGTGTCACGCTTCCCGCAAGGCCGGAGCCGATCACCCTGAAACCCAGCGAGACTGCCGTTGTCGTGGTCGACATGCAGAACGCCTATTCCACCGAAGGCGGTTACGTCGACCTTGCCGGTTTCGACATTTCCGGGGCCAAGGGCACCATCGCCAATATCAAGAAGACGCTGGATGCGGCGCGGGCGGCGGGTGTTCAGGTCATTTATTTCCAGAATGGCTGGGACAAGGATTATGTCGAGGCGGGCGGGCCGGGTTCGCCCAACTGGCACAAGTCCAACGCGCTGAAAACGATGCGCAAAAGGCCGGAGCTGCAGGGTCAGCTTCTGGCCAAGGGGACGTGGGACTACGCCATCGTTGATGATCTGCAACCGCAGCCCGGCGATATTCTGGTGCCGAAAACGCGTTACAGCGGGTTCTTCAACACCAATATGGATAGCGTCCTGCGCGCCCGTGGCATCCGCAATCTGGTCTTCGTCGGCATCGCCACCAATGTCTGCGTCGAAAGCTCGCTACGCGACGCTTTCCATCTCGAATATTTCGGGGTGATGCTGGAGGATGCCACGCATCATCTGGGGCCAGACTATATCCAGCAGGCGACGGTCTACAATGTCGAGAAATTCTTCGGCTGGGTCGCCACCGTCAATGATTTCTGCGGCGTCATCTCGCAGGCCGCACCCGTCAGCGCTTGA
- the rutA gene encoding pyrimidine utilization protein A, which translates to MEVGVFIPIGNNGWLISENAPQYKPSFDLNKAITLKAEQYGFDFALSMIKLRGFGGKTEFWDYNLESFTLMAGLAAVTSKIKLFGTAATLVMPPAIVARMATTIDSISGGRFGINLITGWQRPEYSQMGLWPGDDYFGDRYEYLGEYTTVLKELLTDGQSDFKGKFFQMDDCRMKPVPQGDVKLICAGSSNSGMAFSAKFADYSFCFGVGVNTPKAFAPTNERLLAATEKSGREVKSVVLTMILAEEKSEDAWAKWEYYKAGADEDAIKWLGLQSAVDTKSGSDTNVRHMSNPVSAVNINMGTLIGSYEEVAAMLDEMSEVPGTGGVMLTFDDFLEGVEKFGKYVQPLMKSRAHVQAGLEAAE; encoded by the coding sequence ATGGAAGTTGGTGTATTTATACCGATCGGGAACAATGGCTGGCTCATCTCCGAGAATGCGCCGCAATATAAGCCGAGCTTCGACCTGAACAAGGCGATCACGCTGAAGGCGGAGCAATATGGTTTCGACTTTGCGCTGTCGATGATCAAGCTGCGCGGCTTTGGCGGGAAGACCGAGTTCTGGGACTATAATCTGGAATCCTTCACCCTGATGGCGGGCCTCGCCGCCGTCACTTCCAAGATCAAGCTGTTCGGCACCGCGGCCACTTTGGTCATGCCGCCGGCTATCGTTGCCCGCATGGCGACGACGATCGATTCCATTTCCGGCGGGCGTTTCGGCATCAACCTGATTACCGGCTGGCAGCGTCCGGAATATAGCCAGATGGGACTTTGGCCGGGAGACGATTATTTCGGCGACCGTTACGAATATCTCGGTGAATATACGACTGTTCTGAAAGAACTGCTGACGGACGGCCAGTCGGACTTCAAGGGCAAGTTCTTCCAGATGGACGATTGCCGCATGAAGCCGGTGCCGCAGGGCGACGTGAAGCTCATCTGCGCCGGTTCCTCCAATTCCGGCATGGCGTTTTCGGCCAAGTTTGCCGATTACAGCTTTTGCTTCGGTGTTGGCGTCAATACACCGAAGGCCTTTGCGCCCACCAATGAGCGACTTCTGGCTGCAACGGAAAAGTCCGGTCGCGAGGTTAAATCCGTGGTTCTGACCATGATCCTCGCGGAAGAAAAATCCGAGGATGCTTGGGCGAAGTGGGAGTACTACAAGGCGGGCGCGGATGAAGACGCGATTAAGTGGCTCGGCCTGCAAAGCGCTGTCGACACCAAGTCCGGCTCCGACACCAACGTCCGGCACATGTCCAATCCCGTCTCGGCGGTCAACATCAACATGGGAACGCTGATCGGCTCCTACGAGGAAGTGGCGGCCATGCTCGACGAAATGAGCGAAGTGCCGGGAACGGGCGGCGTGATGCTGACCTTCGACGATTTCCTTGAGGGCGTCGAAAAATTCGGCAAATATGTGCAGCCGCTGATGAAGAGCCGGGCGCATGTTCAGGCCGGACTGGAGGCTGCGGAATGA
- a CDS encoding biliverdin-producing heme oxygenase, whose protein sequence is MTIAEPAAPVAEIEQSRVKRLKAATRGAHGDLDSFIMASKPFESRENFGKFVETQYLFHRDLDAFFSNATLDGLLPDLKGRRRLAMIEQDLADLGHAIPETQAPRFTSETPFDLPEAMGWLYVVEGSNLGAAFLLKDAAKLGLTEEFGARHLAGAPEGRGLHWRTFTAALDEIALTVEEEERVVAGAEAAFRAVHAYAQQRLV, encoded by the coding sequence ATGACTATTGCGGAGCCGGCAGCGCCTGTAGCAGAGATCGAGCAGAGCCGCGTCAAGCGCCTGAAGGCAGCGACGCGTGGCGCGCATGGCGATCTCGATAGTTTCATCATGGCATCGAAGCCATTCGAAAGCCGGGAAAACTTTGGCAAATTCGTCGAAACGCAATATCTTTTCCATCGCGATCTCGATGCCTTTTTCTCCAATGCAACGCTTGATGGCCTCTTGCCCGACCTCAAGGGCCGCCGCCGCCTGGCGATGATCGAGCAGGACCTTGCCGATCTCGGTCACGCAATTCCCGAAACCCAGGCACCGCGCTTCACCAGCGAAACGCCGTTCGATCTGCCTGAGGCCATGGGCTGGCTTTACGTGGTCGAAGGCTCGAATCTCGGTGCCGCTTTCCTGCTGAAAGATGCGGCGAAACTCGGCCTCACCGAAGAATTCGGCGCACGCCATCTGGCCGGCGCTCCGGAAGGACGCGGCCTGCACTGGCGCACCTTCACCGCCGCGCTCGATGAAATCGCGCTCACGGTCGAAGAGGAAGAACGGGTTGTCGCTGGCGCCGAGGCTGCTTTCCGGGCCGTGCATGCCTATGCGCAGCAGCGCCTCGTCTGA
- a CDS encoding dihydrodipicolinate synthase family protein has protein sequence MTQKFGLSAALTTPFKTDGSVDIDAMIAHARRCLTNGCDSVTLFGTTGEGCSVGSRERQTILSRFIEAGVAPSRIVTGVLVDSIEDAADQSAEALKTGARNILLAPPSYFKNVSDDGLFAWFSAVFSKIGKDARDILVYNIPSVTMVTLSVELVGRLKATFPGIVTGVKDSSGNWSHTERLLKEHGDLAILIGDERDLARGVRLGGQGAISGVANFLTQEVRAMAVDGKDDPRIVDLVVELLKFPVTPAVKVLVSHTTGENIWSDVRAPLVAISPEDRRQIEGAFDALFRKQAA, from the coding sequence TTGACCCAGAAATTCGGCCTTTCGGCAGCCCTGACGACACCGTTCAAGACGGACGGATCGGTTGATATCGACGCCATGATCGCCCATGCCCGCCGCTGCCTTACAAATGGCTGCGACAGCGTGACACTCTTCGGCACGACAGGTGAAGGCTGCTCCGTCGGCAGCCGCGAACGGCAAACCATCCTCTCCCGCTTCATCGAGGCCGGCGTTGCGCCGTCGCGCATCGTCACCGGCGTTCTGGTGGATTCCATCGAGGATGCGGCAGATCAATCGGCGGAAGCCCTGAAAACCGGCGCTCGCAATATTCTGCTCGCCCCGCCCTCCTATTTCAAGAATGTCAGCGATGATGGCCTGTTTGCCTGGTTCTCGGCAGTCTTTTCGAAGATCGGCAAGGATGCGCGCGACATTCTCGTCTACAACATCCCCTCCGTGACCATGGTAACGCTCTCCGTCGAGCTGGTGGGACGGCTTAAGGCCACGTTTCCGGGCATCGTCACCGGCGTCAAGGATTCCTCCGGCAATTGGAGCCATACCGAGCGCCTGCTAAAAGAGCATGGCGATCTCGCCATCCTGATCGGTGATGAGCGTGATCTTGCCAGGGGTGTTCGCCTCGGCGGTCAGGGCGCCATCTCCGGCGTCGCCAATTTCCTGACGCAGGAAGTGCGCGCCATGGCCGTAGACGGTAAGGACGACCCACGCATCGTCGATCTTGTTGTGGAACTTCTGAAATTCCCGGTTACGCCCGCCGTCAAGGTGCTGGTATCACACACGACAGGGGAAAATATCTGGTCGGATGTGCGCGCGCCGCTCGTCGCCATTTCACCGGAAGACCGGCGGCAGATCGAAGGCGCTTTCGATGCGCTGTTTCGGAAACAGGCCGCCTGA
- a CDS encoding GntR family transcriptional regulator — MDDTGEQTLRERAYESFTHHLLSRDVRPGQFISQRRLVELTGLPLGAIREAIPRLEAEGLIKTVPQRGLQVAHIDINLIREAFQFRIFLEKEAVANFTRTASDEAIAKLLKQHRDIAEAAEKGGESPELDQHAQQVDWGMHDAFIDSLGNSIISNAYRVNSIKMRLINQERFRIAGHVKSVMKEHLVILEAIERRSVEDAVERLTAHIRNARDRALAV, encoded by the coding sequence ATGGACGATACCGGCGAACAGACATTGCGGGAACGGGCGTATGAAAGCTTTACGCATCACCTTCTCTCGCGTGACGTTCGTCCGGGGCAATTCATCTCGCAACGCCGCCTCGTGGAATTGACGGGTCTGCCGCTGGGCGCAATCCGGGAAGCAATTCCGAGGCTGGAAGCGGAAGGTCTGATCAAGACCGTGCCGCAGCGGGGATTGCAGGTCGCCCATATTGACATCAACCTCATCCGCGAGGCGTTCCAGTTCCGCATCTTTCTCGAAAAGGAGGCCGTGGCGAACTTTACCCGTACGGCCTCGGACGAGGCTATCGCGAAGCTCCTGAAACAGCATCGCGATATTGCCGAAGCGGCTGAAAAAGGCGGGGAATCGCCGGAGTTGGACCAGCACGCCCAGCAGGTGGACTGGGGCATGCACGACGCCTTTATCGACTCGCTCGGCAATTCGATCATCTCGAATGCCTACCGCGTCAATTCCATTAAGATGCGCCTCATCAATCAGGAGCGCTTTCGCATCGCCGGCCATGTGAAGTCGGTGATGAAGGAACATCTCGTCATTCTCGAAGCCATCGAGAGGCGATCCGTCGAAGACGCCGTGGAGCGACTGACCGCCCATATCCGTAACGCGAGGGACAGGGCGCTGGCGGTATAA
- a CDS encoding ABC transporter substrate-binding protein, which translates to MKHSLLNPTRRAFLAGTAAIGGSAVLGIRPASAAVNWKKHAGTTLEVNLVKSPRSETLIKYLGEFEELTGIKVNAEATPEQQQRQKVVIELSSGKPSFDVVHLSYHVQKRQFEKGKWLADISGFLKDPSLTDPSLVEKDFAEAGMLFAKDSDGVLRSLPFSVDYWIVYWNKELFEAKGLKYPETFEELVTAAEKITDPATNTYGFVARGLKNANTPVWTSLMLGYGAKPISADGKIDTESKEAVEAAKLYQRLMTKAAPPGVSGFNWAEAQSAFLQGKIGMWFDGVGFAPPIENPEKSRVVGKVGYGVMPKGPAVQAAGTFGDGLGVVEASSKKEAAYLFCQWAISHDMGARLLQAGAGVPFRQSILEDQKVREGVKMPAAWLDAVVGSGKVSQLALPVIIPVTEFRDIYGVGLTNMIGGADPTAELKKATEQFAPVLARSEG; encoded by the coding sequence ATGAAGCATTCATTGCTCAACCCCACGCGTCGCGCCTTTCTGGCAGGCACGGCCGCGATTGGCGGCAGCGCGGTGCTCGGCATTCGCCCGGCATCGGCGGCGGTGAACTGGAAGAAACACGCCGGCACCACCCTTGAAGTCAATCTTGTCAAAAGCCCGCGCAGCGAAACGCTGATCAAATATCTCGGCGAATTCGAAGAGCTGACCGGCATCAAGGTCAATGCCGAAGCGACGCCGGAACAACAGCAGCGCCAGAAGGTGGTGATCGAGCTTTCCTCCGGCAAGCCGAGCTTCGATGTGGTGCATTTGAGCTACCACGTTCAGAAACGGCAATTTGAAAAGGGCAAGTGGCTGGCCGATATCAGCGGCTTCCTGAAAGACCCGTCGCTGACCGATCCTTCGCTGGTCGAAAAGGATTTCGCCGAAGCCGGCATGTTGTTCGCCAAGGATAGCGACGGCGTGCTGCGCTCGCTGCCCTTCTCGGTGGACTACTGGATCGTCTACTGGAACAAGGAACTCTTCGAAGCAAAGGGCCTGAAATACCCTGAGACCTTCGAGGAACTGGTGACGGCGGCGGAAAAGATCACCGATCCCGCAACCAACACCTATGGTTTCGTGGCACGAGGCCTGAAAAACGCCAACACCCCGGTCTGGACTTCTCTGATGCTGGGTTACGGCGCCAAGCCGATCAGCGCGGACGGGAAAATCGACACCGAATCCAAGGAAGCGGTGGAAGCCGCCAAGCTCTATCAGCGCCTGATGACCAAAGCCGCCCCTCCCGGCGTTTCCGGCTTCAACTGGGCGGAAGCACAGTCGGCCTTCCTGCAGGGCAAGATCGGCATGTGGTTCGATGGCGTCGGTTTTGCGCCGCCGATCGAGAACCCGGAAAAATCCCGCGTCGTCGGCAAGGTCGGTTACGGCGTCATGCCGAAAGGCCCGGCAGTTCAGGCCGCCGGCACGTTTGGTGATGGCCTCGGCGTCGTTGAAGCCAGCAGCAAGAAGGAAGCCGCTTACCTCTTCTGCCAATGGGCGATCTCGCACGACATGGGTGCGCGTCTGTTGCAGGCGGGTGCCGGCGTTCCATTCCGCCAGTCCATCCTCGAAGACCAGAAGGTGCGCGAAGGCGTAAAGATGCCGGCCGCCTGGCTGGATGCTGTCGTCGGCTCCGGCAAGGTCTCGCAGCTTGCCCTGCCGGTCATCATTCCGGTGACGGAGTTCCGCGACATCTACGGCGTCGGCCTCACCAACATGATCGGCGGTGCTGATCCGACAGCCGAACTTAAAAAGGCAACGGAACAGTTCGCCCCCGTTCTGGCGCGTAGCGAGGGATAA
- a CDS encoding carbohydrate ABC transporter permease — protein MASLSIENTKTGASRREGSKPARLAPNYWPFVIPALVVISAVIVFPWVFTLWMSAHRWTLGQEQSFIGLDNYIRLASDLRFWESLWHTLIYTVLSVVAPLFLGTLAALVFDAQFPLRGFLRGVFVMPMMATPVAIALVWTMMFHPQLGVLNYLLSLIGIGPLEWIYNQSTVIPSLVLVETWQWTPLVMLIVLGGLAAVPREPYESAEIDGANAWQKFRYLTMPMIAPFLMIAVIIRSIDAVKSFDIIYAMTQGGPGTASETINIYLYNTAFSYYDIGYGSAMAVVFFIIIVALSFVLLMVRQRAQWNEMEDR, from the coding sequence ATGGCCTCCTTGAGCATCGAAAACACCAAGACAGGCGCGAGCCGCAGAGAAGGGAGCAAGCCGGCAAGGCTTGCTCCCAATTACTGGCCCTTCGTCATACCGGCCCTCGTCGTCATTTCGGCTGTCATCGTTTTTCCATGGGTCTTCACCCTCTGGATGAGCGCGCATCGCTGGACGCTCGGACAGGAGCAGAGCTTTATCGGTCTTGATAACTATATCAGGCTCGCCAGCGATTTAAGGTTCTGGGAATCGCTGTGGCACACGCTCATCTATACCGTACTGTCGGTCGTCGCTCCGCTGTTTCTCGGAACATTGGCAGCGCTGGTTTTCGATGCGCAGTTTCCGCTGCGCGGTTTTCTGCGCGGCGTCTTCGTGATGCCGATGATGGCGACCCCGGTCGCCATCGCGCTCGTCTGGACCATGATGTTCCACCCGCAGCTCGGCGTTCTGAACTATCTTCTGTCCCTCATCGGCATCGGGCCGCTGGAGTGGATTTATAACCAGTCGACAGTCATCCCCTCGCTGGTACTGGTGGAAACCTGGCAATGGACGCCGCTCGTCATGCTGATCGTGCTCGGCGGTCTCGCCGCAGTACCCCGCGAACCCTATGAAAGCGCCGAAATCGACGGCGCCAACGCCTGGCAGAAGTTCCGCTACCTGACCATGCCGATGATTGCGCCGTTTCTGATGATCGCCGTCATCATCCGCTCCATCGATGCCGTTAAAAGCTTCGACATCATCTATGCGATGACTCAAGGGGGGCCCGGCACGGCATCTGAAACCATCAACATCTATCTCTATAATACGGCATTTTCCTATTACGACATCGGTTACGGCTCAGCCATGGCCGTCGTCTTCTTCATCATCATCGTGGCGCTCTCCTTCGTGCTTCTGATGGTGCGCCAGCGCGCGCAATGGAACGAGATGGAGGATCGCTGA
- a CDS encoding carbohydrate ABC transporter permease, with the protein MKRKNLDRIGLFFVALVMISPVILFFIWMISLSLKYEIDNGAYPPILIPERFAWSNYVKVFEENNFFLYFWNSVLVTGAATILALVIGVPAGYGIARLKAEKSAVVIMIARMTPGLSFLIPLFLLFQWLNLLGTLWPQIIIHLVVTVPIVVWIMIGYFETTPKELEEAASIDGASSWQVFRLVALPIAKPGIVVSFILAVIFSWNNFVFGIVLASRETRTLPVAVYNMLSFEQVSWGPLAAAALIVTLPVLLLTMFAQKQIVAGLTAGAVKGG; encoded by the coding sequence CTGAAACGCAAAAACCTCGACCGCATCGGCCTGTTCTTCGTGGCGCTGGTGATGATCTCGCCGGTCATCCTGTTCTTCATCTGGATGATCTCACTGTCGCTGAAATACGAAATCGATAACGGCGCCTATCCGCCTATCCTGATCCCGGAACGGTTTGCCTGGTCGAATTATGTGAAGGTGTTCGAGGAGAATAACTTCTTCCTGTATTTCTGGAACTCGGTCCTCGTCACCGGTGCCGCGACCATTCTGGCGCTCGTCATCGGCGTACCCGCCGGCTACGGCATCGCAAGGCTGAAGGCGGAAAAATCGGCCGTCGTCATCATGATCGCCCGCATGACGCCCGGCCTCTCCTTCCTCATCCCGCTGTTCCTGCTGTTTCAATGGCTGAACCTGCTCGGCACGCTCTGGCCGCAGATCATCATCCATCTTGTGGTCACGGTGCCAATCGTCGTCTGGATCATGATCGGTTATTTCGAAACCACGCCGAAGGAACTGGAAGAAGCGGCAAGCATCGATGGCGCATCCTCCTGGCAGGTGTTCCGGCTGGTGGCGCTGCCGATTGCCAAGCCCGGCATCGTCGTCTCCTTCATCCTCGCGGTCATCTTCTCGTGGAACAACTTCGTCTTCGGCATCGTGCTGGCCAGCCGTGAAACGCGCACCCTGCCGGTGGCGGTCTACAACATGCTGTCCTTCGAACAGGTGAGCTGGGGGCCGCTTGCCGCAGCCGCGTTGATCGTGACGCTGCCGGTGCTGCTGCTCACCATGTTCGCACAGAAACAGATCGTGGCGGGACTGACCGCCGGCGCCGTCAAAGGCGGCTGA
- a CDS encoding ABC transporter ATP-binding protein, translating into MAPVNIQNVQKRFGSVNVIHGIDIDIKDGEFVVLVGPSGCGKSTLLRMIAGLEELSDGEIHIGAREVSHLPARDRDIAMVFQNYALYPHMTVKDNMGFALKLKKVSAEETRAKVDRAAAILGLDKLLDRYPRQLSGGQRQRVAMGRALVRDPQVFLFDEPLSNLDAKLRVQMRGEIKAMHQRIGTTTIYVTHDQVEAMTMADKIVVLHDGVIEQIGAPLELYDHPANLFVAGFIGSPAMNFIRGRLEEGVFRTAKGLSLPLPTNADIGKLGGRDLVYGVRPEHIRAAETGIEGRVELVEGTGSEIYAKLNCKGDEIACLFRERLNVRFGDTIHIAIDPATVHLFDKDSGKRI; encoded by the coding sequence ATGGCACCGGTCAATATTCAGAACGTCCAGAAGCGCTTCGGCTCCGTCAACGTCATTCATGGCATCGACATCGACATCAAGGATGGCGAATTCGTCGTGCTGGTCGGTCCTTCGGGCTGCGGCAAATCCACCCTGCTGCGGATGATCGCCGGGCTGGAGGAACTGAGCGACGGCGAAATCCATATCGGTGCGCGGGAGGTGAGCCACCTGCCCGCCCGCGACCGCGATATCGCCATGGTCTTCCAGAACTACGCGCTTTATCCGCATATGACTGTCAAGGACAATATGGGCTTCGCGCTGAAGCTGAAGAAGGTCAGTGCCGAAGAAACCAGGGCCAAGGTCGACAGGGCCGCCGCTATTCTGGGGCTGGACAAGCTGCTGGACCGCTATCCGCGCCAGCTTTCCGGCGGCCAGCGCCAGCGTGTCGCCATGGGCCGCGCGCTGGTGCGCGATCCGCAGGTCTTCCTGTTCGATGAGCCGCTTTCCAACCTCGATGCCAAGCTGCGCGTACAGATGCGCGGCGAGATCAAGGCCATGCACCAGCGCATCGGCACCACCACCATTTACGTTACCCATGATCAGGTGGAGGCCATGACCATGGCCGACAAGATCGTGGTCCTGCATGACGGCGTGATCGAACAGATCGGCGCGCCGCTCGAGCTTTACGACCATCCCGCCAACCTCTTCGTTGCCGGCTTCATCGGTTCGCCCGCCATGAATTTCATTCGTGGCCGTCTCGAGGAAGGCGTGTTCCGCACCGCAAAGGGCCTCAGCCTGCCGCTACCCACCAATGCCGATATCGGCAAGCTCGGCGGTCGCGATCTCGTCTACGGCGTGCGCCCGGAACACATCCGTGCCGCCGAAACCGGCATCGAAGGCCGGGTCGAACTGGTCGAAGGCACCGGCTCGGAAATCTACGCCAAGCTCAATTGCAAGGGCGACGAGATCGCCTGCCTGTTCCGCGAGCGGCTCAACGTGCGCTTCGGCGATACGATCCACATTGCCATCGATCCGGCAACGGTGCATCTGTTCGACAAGGACAGTGGCAAGCGCATCTGA